In one window of Janthinobacterium sp. 1_2014MBL_MicDiv DNA:
- a CDS encoding metal-dependent hydrolase family protein: MAQAQQQHLADTWHTGGMKPRACDCGGTVFTILHQRVMADMRRRQFLGGAAAMLAPFIGLSAGHASAQQPQVQDRPLLLTNLRLFDGTGKAPRSGIHVLVTGPTITALLPAGEKVEGARVIDCQGKLVMPGLIDAHWHTMLAAINQVTAMTSDVGYLYLVAAQEARRTLLRGFTAVRDPGGPAFALQRAIDEGIVDGPRIFPSGAMISQTSGHGDFRLRSDIPRAANAPLGMAETAGMAMIADGEAEVLRRVREQLMLGATQIKMMAGGGVASMYDPLDSTQYSERELRAGVEAAADWGTYVMTHVYTPKGIQRAIRAGVRSIEHGQLADEESARMMRDTGTWWSLQPFLQDADANVYPDAARKASQRIVSEGTVKAYALAQKYGIKTGWGTDILFNAKNTPTQGRQLAKLTRFYDPLTLLAQATGQNGELLALSGQRSPYPGTLGRLAAGALADLLVADGDPTKNLDFLAQPEENLLLIMKNGRIYKDRLSAPLAG, from the coding sequence ATGGCCCAGGCACAGCAACAGCATCTGGCGGACACCTGGCACACGGGCGGCATGAAACCGCGCGCCTGCGACTGCGGCGGCACCGTGTTTACCATCCTGCACCAGCGGGTGATGGCGGACATGCGGCGCCGGCAATTTCTCGGCGGCGCGGCCGCCATGCTGGCGCCGTTCATCGGCCTGTCCGCCGGCCATGCCAGCGCCCAGCAGCCGCAAGTGCAGGATCGTCCCTTGCTGCTGACCAATCTGCGCCTGTTCGACGGCACGGGCAAGGCGCCCCGCTCCGGCATCCACGTGCTGGTGACGGGGCCAACCATTACCGCCCTGCTGCCGGCCGGCGAAAAGGTCGAGGGCGCGCGAGTGATCGATTGCCAGGGCAAGCTGGTGATGCCGGGCCTGATCGACGCCCACTGGCACACCATGCTCGCCGCCATCAACCAGGTGACGGCCATGACGTCCGATGTCGGCTATCTGTACCTGGTGGCGGCACAGGAAGCGCGGCGCACCCTGCTGCGCGGCTTTACTGCCGTGCGCGATCCGGGCGGCCCCGCGTTTGCATTACAGCGCGCCATCGATGAAGGCATCGTCGACGGCCCGCGCATCTTCCCGTCCGGCGCCATGATTTCGCAAACCTCGGGCCACGGCGACTTCCGCCTGCGCTCGGACATCCCGCGCGCGGCGAATGCGCCGCTGGGCATGGCGGAAACGGCGGGCATGGCCATGATCGCCGATGGCGAGGCGGAAGTGCTGCGCCGCGTGCGCGAACAGCTGATGCTGGGCGCGACGCAGATCAAGATGATGGCGGGCGGCGGCGTCGCGTCCATGTACGACCCGCTCGACAGCACGCAGTATTCGGAGCGCGAACTGCGCGCCGGCGTGGAAGCGGCCGCCGACTGGGGCACCTACGTGATGACCCACGTCTACACGCCGAAAGGCATACAGCGCGCCATCCGCGCTGGCGTGCGCAGCATCGAGCACGGCCAGCTGGCCGACGAGGAATCCGCCCGCATGATGCGCGACACGGGCACATGGTGGAGCTTGCAGCCCTTCCTGCAAGACGCGGACGCGAATGTGTATCCCGATGCGGCGCGCAAGGCCAGCCAGAGGATCGTATCCGAAGGCACGGTGAAGGCGTATGCGCTGGCGCAAAAGTACGGCATCAAGACGGGCTGGGGCACGGACATCCTGTTCAACGCGAAAAACACGCCCACGCAGGGGCGCCAGCTGGCCAAGCTCACGCGCTTTTACGATCCGCTCACCCTGCTGGCCCAGGCGACGGGACAGAATGGCGAATTGCTGGCCCTGTCCGGACAGCGCTCGCCCTACCCCGGCACCTTGGGCCGTCTGGCCGCGGGCGCCCTGGCCGACTTGCTGGTGGCCGATGGCGATCCGACGAAAAACCTCGATTTCCTCGCGCAGCCGGAAGAAAACCTGCTGCTGATCATGAAAAACGGACGCATCTACAAGGATAGGCTCAGCGCCCCACTGGCGGGCTGA
- a CDS encoding ribonuclease Z, whose protein sequence is MFKLTFLGTSSGVPTRYRNVTSLALQTTHNRDWWMIDCGEATQHRLQRIPLSVHDLVGICITHVHGDHSYGLPGLLASASMTGRTKPLLLIAPAAIKTWIDATLLHTELFLTYPLIHIDVDSAPVVHEEAGLRIERHALSHRAPSVAYRFALETSKWKLDKAALQAAGVAPGPAWGLLQTGHDARLDDGTLVSAATFRQLETQRATVVIGGDNDTPALLAEACTGAQLLVHEATYTEAMLQKVGPGPTHSSVQRVAQFAESNGLPNLILTHFSARYHNPAGMAELEAEARLHYSGQLFLARDFDSYELDAAGVLGKLDTPHGK, encoded by the coding sequence ATGTTCAAACTGACCTTTCTCGGCACGTCTTCCGGCGTGCCCACGCGCTATCGCAACGTCACGTCGCTGGCCCTGCAAACGACGCACAACCGCGACTGGTGGATGATCGATTGCGGCGAAGCGACGCAGCACCGGCTGCAGCGCATCCCCCTGTCCGTGCACGACCTGGTGGGCATCTGCATCACCCATGTGCATGGCGACCACAGCTATGGGCTGCCGGGCCTGCTGGCCAGCGCCTCGATGACGGGGCGCACCAAGCCGCTGCTGCTGATCGCCCCGGCCGCCATCAAGACGTGGATCGACGCCACCCTGCTGCATACGGAACTGTTCCTGACGTATCCGCTGATCCACATCGACGTGGACAGCGCGCCAGTCGTGCATGAAGAAGCAGGCTTGCGCATCGAGCGCCACGCGCTGTCGCACCGCGCACCCAGCGTCGCTTATCGTTTTGCGCTGGAAACGAGCAAATGGAAACTGGACAAGGCCGCCCTGCAGGCGGCGGGCGTGGCACCCGGTCCGGCCTGGGGCCTGCTGCAAACGGGCCACGATGCGCGGCTCGACGACGGCACGCTAGTGTCGGCGGCAACGTTCCGCCAGCTGGAAACGCAGCGCGCCACGGTGGTGATCGGCGGCGACAACGACACGCCAGCGTTGCTGGCGGAGGCTTGCACGGGCGCACAATTGCTCGTGCATGAAGCCACCTACACGGAAGCGATGCTGCAGAAAGTGGGGCCCGGCCCCACGCATAGTTCCGTGCAGCGCGTGGCGCAGTTTGCCGAGTCGAACGGCTTGCCGAACCTGATCCTCACGCACTTCAGCGCCCGCTACCATAACCCGGCCGGCATGGCCGAGCTGGAAGCGGAAGCGCGGCTCCATTATTCCGGCCAGCTGTTTTTGGCGCGCGACTTCGACAGCTATGAACTCGATGCGGCGGGCGTACTCGGCAAGCTGGATACGCCGCACGGCAAATAA
- a CDS encoding tetratricopeptide repeat protein, with protein sequence MIVSAASFNEAGILAYNDGNHAEAFRQFDAAAKTGDPAGQHLLASLYYQGHGVEQDLGKAVELFTAAAQAGFPPSLANLALMYASGDGVPQDMAQSLAYGRQAAEAGDGQSQFNLAQAYRKGVDVPQDYAEAAFWYKQAAEAGSLSAQNEYGLLYAQGQGVELDYVQAYAWIAMPAEAGSAQSIKNRDQLLEILTPSQQQAARALAADYAAQYGTDPH encoded by the coding sequence ATGATCGTCTCTGCTGCATCCTTTAATGAAGCGGGCATCCTCGCTTATAACGATGGCAATCATGCGGAAGCGTTCCGCCAATTCGACGCCGCGGCAAAAACCGGCGATCCAGCCGGCCAGCATTTGCTGGCCAGCCTGTATTACCAGGGCCATGGCGTGGAACAGGACCTGGGGAAAGCCGTGGAACTGTTTACGGCTGCCGCGCAGGCGGGCTTTCCGCCATCGCTGGCCAACCTGGCCCTGATGTATGCGAGCGGCGATGGCGTGCCGCAAGACATGGCGCAGTCGCTCGCGTATGGACGCCAGGCGGCGGAGGCGGGCGATGGCCAGTCGCAATTCAACCTGGCGCAGGCATACCGCAAGGGCGTCGACGTGCCACAGGACTATGCCGAGGCGGCCTTCTGGTACAAGCAGGCGGCCGAGGCCGGTTCACTGTCGGCGCAGAATGAATATGGCTTGCTGTATGCGCAAGGACAGGGCGTGGAACTCGACTATGTGCAGGCGTACGCGTGGATCGCCATGCCGGCCGAGGCGGGCAGCGCGCAATCGATTAAGAACCGCGACCAGTTGCTGGAAATACTCACGCCATCGCAGCAGCAGGCGGCGCGCGCGCTGGCCGCCGACTATGCGGCGCAATACGGCACCGATCCGCATTAA
- a CDS encoding XAC2610-related protein — MKLIALLLSLIATSAYCETLHLEKAATGKVRQSVQIRYADHDEVQRYRVNIQGAWIKGSCSSAGMGNLQALLLDMNFDGNADLWVTGYTDSQGRIRCSDVWLWDTKAGKYRFDKPLSAIPNLEISIPARQIEGGIGNCGCAAQCFYEDRYAWRENILTTIARREQDCERYREYRLNENNDLVLIKDEIIDTGKPDRRESENNTLYDWRNHAQTMRKSGE, encoded by the coding sequence ATGAAACTGATCGCCCTGCTTTTATCCTTGATTGCCACGTCGGCTTACTGCGAAACGCTGCATCTGGAGAAAGCCGCGACGGGCAAGGTGCGTCAAAGCGTGCAGATTCGCTATGCGGACCACGATGAAGTGCAGCGTTATCGCGTCAATATCCAAGGCGCGTGGATAAAGGGCAGTTGCAGCAGCGCCGGCATGGGCAATTTGCAGGCCTTGCTGCTGGATATGAATTTTGACGGCAATGCCGACCTGTGGGTCACTGGCTACACGGATAGCCAGGGGCGCATACGCTGCTCCGATGTGTGGCTATGGGATACGAAAGCGGGGAAATACCGCTTCGACAAACCATTATCGGCCATACCGAATCTGGAAATCAGCATACCCGCACGGCAAATTGAAGGCGGCATTGGCAATTGCGGCTGCGCGGCGCAATGCTTTTATGAAGACAGGTATGCGTGGCGGGAAAATATATTAACGACCATCGCCCGGCGCGAACAGGATTGCGAACGCTATCGGGAATATCGCTTGAATGAAAACAATGACCTGGTACTCATCAAGGATGAAATCATCGATACCGGCAAGCCAGATCGACGGGAAAGTGAAAACAATACCTTGTATGACTGGCGAAACCATGCGCAGACCATGCGGAAATCCGGGGAATGA
- a CDS encoding GNAT family N-acetyltransferase, translating to MTTHRTSITFHAANADDTAAFTELRGKTRQNAVSQERLAEVGITADSWAEMMRSGNLPGHVCHRDGQLAGYCFGDRDTGEIVVLALLPDCEGLGIGKTLLARVMAELRAQGHARLFLGCSNDPSSRSYGFYRYLGWTATGETDKYGDDVLEFRFAA from the coding sequence ATGACGACACATCGAACATCCATTACCTTTCATGCCGCCAATGCGGACGACACGGCCGCGTTCACCGAATTGCGCGGCAAGACCCGGCAAAACGCCGTTTCCCAGGAACGCCTGGCGGAAGTGGGCATTACGGCCGACTCCTGGGCGGAGATGATGCGCTCGGGGAACTTGCCCGGCCACGTCTGCCATCGCGACGGCCAGCTGGCCGGTTATTGCTTTGGCGACCGCGACACGGGCGAAATCGTCGTCCTGGCGCTGCTGCCGGACTGCGAGGGCCTGGGAATAGGCAAGACCTTGCTGGCACGGGTCATGGCGGAGCTGCGCGCGCAAGGCCACGCACGGCTGTTCCTCGGCTGCTCCAACGATCCATCCTCGCGCTCGTACGGCTTTTACCGCTACCTGGGCTGGACGGCGACGGGGGAAACGGACAAGTATGGCGACGACGTGCTGGAATTCCGCTTTGCCGCCTAG
- a CDS encoding TetR/AcrR family transcriptional regulator, protein MAQMGRPRTFDRQQAIEQAMFLFWQQGYESTSLNQLKAGLGGGISAPSFYAAFGSKEALFREAAQCYLDTYARVTECLWDDGLAPRQAVELALRQSASMQSEPGHPPGCMVALGCMSAPTAEHAAVAAPLTQSRARTRAGFVRCVGRAIARGELPAEMDAASFAAVFDAFLSGLSIQARDGIGYPVFDVAISQLMRLWDANRVPG, encoded by the coding sequence ATGGCGCAAATGGGACGGCCGCGCACGTTTGACCGGCAGCAGGCGATCGAACAGGCGATGTTTTTATTCTGGCAGCAGGGCTACGAATCGACTTCCTTGAACCAGCTCAAGGCGGGTCTGGGCGGCGGCATTTCCGCGCCCAGCTTTTATGCGGCGTTCGGCTCGAAGGAAGCGCTGTTCCGCGAGGCGGCGCAGTGCTACCTGGACACGTACGCGCGCGTGACGGAATGTTTGTGGGACGATGGCCTGGCGCCACGGCAGGCGGTCGAGCTGGCCTTGCGCCAGTCGGCAAGCATGCAGTCGGAGCCGGGGCATCCGCCCGGCTGCATGGTGGCGCTCGGCTGCATGAGCGCGCCGACGGCCGAACATGCGGCCGTGGCCGCGCCGCTTACGCAGTCGCGCGCGCGCACGCGCGCCGGTTTCGTGCGCTGCGTCGGGCGCGCTATCGCCCGCGGCGAATTGCCGGCGGAGATGGACGCGGCCTCGTTCGCGGCCGTCTTCGATGCTTTCCTGTCGGGCCTGTCCATCCAGGCGCGCGACGGCATCGGCTACCCCGTGTTCGATGTGGCGATCAGCCAGCTGATGCGGCTGTGGGATGCCAACCGCGTACCTGGCTAG
- a CDS encoding MFS transporter has translation MTGFICIVTETLPAGLLPHISAGLDISAALAGQMVTAYALGSLLAAIPLTIATRGWRRRNVLLLTIIGFLVFNTVTALSSHYWLTLAARFFAGMAAGLAWSLLAGYARRMVAPQQQGRALALAMVGAPVALSLGVPLGTLLGSLVGWRAAFWIISALTLALIAWVLAKVPDYPGQSAHERMPLRRVFTTPGVRPVLAVVIAWMLAHNILYTYIAPFVAPAGLTARIDLVLLVFGAAAMAGIWITGKLVERHLRATVLASLATFAATALVLGVASHLPAVIYVGMTVWGLSFGGAATLLQTALADTAGSGADVALSMNVVAWNGAIAAAGVVGGALLETWGASAFPWAMASLLALAFLIAWSARAHGFRPGRRSGGAPVAGH, from the coding sequence ATGACAGGTTTTATCTGCATCGTCACGGAAACCTTGCCCGCCGGCCTGTTACCGCACATCAGCGCCGGGCTGGACATCAGTGCCGCGCTGGCCGGGCAGATGGTCACGGCCTACGCGCTCGGCTCGCTGCTGGCGGCCATTCCCCTGACCATCGCCACGCGCGGCTGGCGCCGCCGCAACGTGCTGCTGCTGACCATCATCGGCTTTCTCGTGTTCAATACCGTCACGGCACTGTCGTCGCACTACTGGCTGACACTGGCGGCGCGCTTCTTTGCCGGCATGGCGGCCGGGCTGGCCTGGAGCTTGCTGGCCGGCTACGCGCGGCGCATGGTGGCGCCGCAGCAGCAAGGCCGCGCCCTGGCGCTGGCCATGGTGGGCGCACCCGTCGCCCTCTCGCTGGGCGTACCGCTGGGCACCCTGCTCGGCTCGCTCGTCGGCTGGCGCGCCGCATTCTGGATCATTTCCGCACTGACCCTGGCCCTGATCGCCTGGGTGCTGGCGAAGGTACCGGACTATCCGGGCCAGTCCGCGCATGAACGCATGCCCTTGCGCCGCGTCTTCACGACGCCGGGCGTGCGCCCCGTGCTGGCCGTCGTCATCGCCTGGATGCTCGCGCACAACATTCTCTACACCTATATCGCTCCGTTCGTGGCGCCAGCCGGATTGACGGCGCGCATCGATCTGGTGCTGCTCGTCTTCGGCGCCGCGGCCATGGCCGGCATCTGGATCACGGGCAAGCTGGTCGAGCGCCACCTGCGTGCCACCGTGCTGGCCAGCCTGGCCACCTTTGCCGCGACGGCCCTCGTGCTGGGTGTCGCGTCGCACTTGCCTGCCGTCATCTATGTCGGCATGACCGTCTGGGGCTTGAGCTTTGGCGGCGCGGCCACCCTGCTGCAAACGGCGCTGGCCGATACGGCTGGCAGCGGCGCCGACGTGGCGCTGTCGATGAACGTGGTGGCGTGGAATGGCGCCATCGCGGCAGCCGGCGTCGTCGGTGGCGCCTTGCTGGAAACGTGGGGGGCGAGCGCCTTTCCCTGGGCCATGGCGAGCTTGCTGGCGTTGGCCTTCCTGATCGCCTGGTCGGCCCGCGCGCACGGCTTCCGGCCGGGACGGCGCAGCGGCGGCGCGCCCGTGGCCGGGCATTGA
- a CDS encoding prolyl-tRNA synthetase associated domain-containing protein → MQESLSRWLASSAGDYRIVEHPAVHTIDEALIHVPAMPGLMVKNLFVRDDKGRRHFLVIVPFDKRIDLAALGKLLPASKLSMASPERLLQHLGIAPGAVSLFALLHDSAHAVELVLDQAVWDAAYMQAHPLRNTATVALSHAALRRFLAHTGHLPRIVTVPATN, encoded by the coding sequence ATGCAAGAATCCCTGTCCCGCTGGCTGGCAAGCAGCGCCGGCGACTATCGAATCGTCGAGCATCCGGCCGTGCATACGATAGACGAAGCGCTCATCCATGTGCCGGCCATGCCCGGCCTGATGGTGAAAAACCTGTTCGTGCGCGACGACAAGGGCCGCCGGCATTTTCTCGTCATCGTGCCCTTCGACAAGCGCATCGACCTGGCGGCGCTGGGAAAGTTGTTGCCGGCCAGTAAGCTCAGCATGGCCTCGCCCGAGCGCCTGCTGCAGCACCTGGGCATCGCGCCCGGTGCCGTCAGCCTGTTCGCATTGCTGCACGATAGCGCGCATGCGGTGGAGCTGGTGCTCGACCAGGCCGTGTGGGATGCCGCATACATGCAAGCCCATCCGCTGCGTAACACGGCCACGGTGGCGCTGTCGCATGCCGCCCTGCGCCGTTTCCTCGCGCATACGGGACATCTCCCCCGCATCGTGACGGTGCCGGCGACTAATTAA
- a CDS encoding DUF3079 domain-containing protein — protein MAKPFPLHPKNPERICWGCDKYCPPDAMRCGNGSERTQHPVELFGEGWNDWGLAAADKEEAEIKPER, from the coding sequence ATGGCCAAACCGTTCCCCTTGCATCCGAAGAACCCCGAGCGCATCTGCTGGGGTTGCGACAAGTATTGCCCGCCGGACGCCATGCGCTGCGGGAATGGTTCCGAGCGCACGCAGCATCCGGTCGAGCTGTTTGGCGAAGGCTGGAATGACTGGGGGCTGGCGGCGGCCGACAAGGAGGAAGCGGAGATCAAGCCAGAACGATGA
- a CDS encoding GNAT family N-acetyltransferase, translated as MLSAPLLILSHRGIFPYPRNGDTKYYEYAETSNVRRNPLRSDPQRKTPCARPYTFEPMKNITVEYRHNFPLDPVDVVRVFDQSGIKRPTDNLPRIARMFAAPCLLLSAWVDNELVGLSRSLTDYAYCCYLSDLAVNRQYQGLGIGKELVKRTQAIIGDEVSLILLAAPDAMSYYPTLDFELAGNAYVVRRKR; from the coding sequence ATGCTGAGCGCACCGCTGCTTATACTATCGCATCGGGGGATATTCCCTTATCCTCGTAACGGCGATACTAAATACTATGAATATGCGGAAACGAGCAATGTCCGGAGAAATCCCCTGCGCTCAGATCCTCAACGCAAAACGCCATGCGCGCGGCCTTACACCTTTGAACCAATGAAAAATATCACTGTCGAATATCGTCATAACTTTCCTCTTGATCCCGTGGATGTCGTCCGGGTCTTCGATCAATCTGGAATCAAGCGGCCGACCGACAATCTCCCGAGAATTGCGCGCATGTTCGCCGCGCCTTGCCTCTTGCTGTCGGCATGGGTGGATAATGAGCTGGTAGGGTTGTCGCGCTCGCTGACCGACTATGCGTATTGCTGCTATCTCTCGGACCTGGCCGTCAACAGGCAATACCAGGGTTTGGGCATAGGCAAGGAGCTGGTCAAACGCACCCAGGCAATCATCGGCGACGAAGTATCCTTGATACTGCTTGCCGCCCCCGATGCCATGTCCTACTATCCGACGCTCGATTTTGAACTGGCTGGCAATGCCTACGTCGTCAGGCGCAAGCGTTGA
- a CDS encoding GNAT family N-acetyltransferase — MTFTFHALSDIPGEEWRALLNHRDVIRHMPLASDSWTEHAVMEWAKGKDAQWHANGYGPWSIRIDGAFAGWGGFQKEGGEADLALVLLPRFWGHGPALVRHFMHRRKELGIGPVSILLPPSRTRRRGFARIGFAFDGELEYEGQRFLKFLAVE, encoded by the coding sequence ATGACCTTCACCTTCCACGCGCTCTCCGATATTCCCGGCGAAGAATGGCGCGCGCTATTAAACCACCGGGATGTCATCCGCCACATGCCGCTCGCTAGCGACAGCTGGACGGAGCACGCTGTGATGGAATGGGCGAAAGGCAAGGATGCGCAGTGGCACGCGAATGGCTATGGGCCGTGGTCGATCCGGATTGATGGCGCTTTTGCTGGCTGGGGCGGTTTCCAGAAGGAAGGGGGCGAAGCTGATCTCGCACTCGTATTGCTCCCTCGATTCTGGGGACATGGCCCCGCGCTGGTGCGCCATTTCATGCATCGCCGGAAAGAGCTGGGCATTGGCCCGGTCAGTATCCTGTTGCCGCCCAGCCGCACTCGCAGGCGTGGTTTTGCAAGAATCGGCTTCGCATTTGATGGCGAGTTGGAGTATGAAGGCCAGCGCTTCCTGAAGTTCCTGGCGGTTGAATGA
- a CDS encoding AraC family transcriptional regulator codes for MTPPDAIYPPTVARLVAPRVALASCVRAWLVRSTIGSAPLPPAQRLNRFPATPFCAITWMIEGSATLVEPATGEEAGPGDAVFSGPRTQPCVTANPGPVHTITVLFFADALHRLTGMDMSAQINNMAELGAALGEEWRALSAPLLMAADDEARIAVLEDWLEPRWRLERGSEGALWAPIHDWLQALALRAATAGAGRSARMVERRVRTWTGHPLRMLRRLARAEESLVAATREQQQGKTSLSDVAARSGYADQAHLSRDARELVGASPRELITLAQSDESYWLYRIWV; via the coding sequence ATGACGCCACCTGATGCCATCTATCCGCCGACTGTTGCACGCCTCGTTGCCCCCCGCGTGGCGCTGGCTTCCTGCGTACGGGCCTGGCTGGTACGCAGCACCATCGGCTCTGCTCCGTTGCCGCCAGCACAGCGTCTTAATCGCTTTCCAGCGACGCCGTTCTGCGCCATTACATGGATGATCGAGGGAAGCGCCACATTGGTGGAGCCGGCCACCGGCGAGGAGGCAGGCCCCGGTGACGCGGTCTTTTCCGGCCCGCGCACGCAGCCGTGCGTTACTGCCAATCCCGGCCCCGTGCACACGATTACGGTGCTGTTCTTTGCTGATGCGCTGCATAGGCTGACCGGGATGGACATGTCCGCCCAGATCAACAATATGGCCGAACTTGGCGCTGCGCTCGGTGAAGAATGGCGGGCATTGTCGGCGCCCTTGCTGATGGCTGCGGACGATGAGGCTCGCATCGCCGTGCTGGAAGACTGGCTGGAGCCGCGATGGCGCCTGGAGCGAGGCTCCGAGGGCGCATTGTGGGCGCCGATCCACGACTGGCTGCAAGCGCTCGCCCTGCGGGCCGCCACGGCAGGCGCGGGACGCAGCGCACGAATGGTGGAGCGTCGTGTACGGACGTGGACTGGGCATCCCTTGCGTATGCTGCGCCGCCTGGCGCGGGCCGAGGAATCGTTAGTGGCTGCGACGCGCGAGCAGCAGCAGGGGAAAACGTCGCTGTCCGACGTGGCGGCCCGTTCGGGCTATGCGGATCAGGCTCATCTGTCGCGTGATGCACGCGAATTGGTGGGCGCAAGCCCGCGCGAGTTGATTACACTTGCACAGTCGGATGAGAGCTATTGGTTATACCGCATATGGGTCTGA
- a CDS encoding cytochrome P450: protein MNTAAMPISREIADLPAPPTLPFLGNAHQLNPRNIHQTMEKWSGSYGPIFRARIGSRQVVVLSDSAAISQVLRARPDTFRRPAVTADISAELGGAPGLLLAEGDEWLTQRRMVMHSFSPSMVKAYFVRLRQVGLRLAQRWSTAAQAQQEMDLSGDLKRYTVDVIAGLAFGEDVNTLLNGDDKLQEDVSEVMAGVARRSLMPFPYWRWLRLPADRRLERSVRALQAATDGFIAQARKALAADSALRAQPVNMLQAMLLAAEKPGSGVNHAVISGNVSTMLLGGQETTASALAWLIWLLWRNPTALKQAQQEVLNKVSDTRTMTPEQMDSLDYVEACALEAMRLKPPAPFLPLQALCETTVLDVRLPADTLLWCVLRHDSVAEAFMPAAQRFNPERWLGDDGAARRLSLPFGAGPRMCPGRYLALMEIKVAMVTLLANFDVSQVRPLTGAAPNEVMGFTMMPTPLAITLRQRESAALD from the coding sequence ATGAATACCGCTGCCATGCCCATTTCACGCGAGATCGCCGATTTGCCTGCTCCACCCACGCTGCCGTTCCTCGGCAATGCGCACCAGCTCAACCCACGGAATATCCACCAGACCATGGAAAAATGGAGCGGAAGCTACGGTCCGATATTCCGGGCAAGGATAGGGAGCCGGCAGGTGGTGGTGCTGTCTGACAGCGCAGCAATCAGCCAAGTACTGCGTGCGCGGCCCGACACCTTCCGCCGCCCCGCCGTGACGGCCGACATCTCGGCCGAACTGGGCGGCGCGCCCGGTCTGCTGCTGGCCGAGGGCGATGAATGGCTAACGCAGCGCCGCATGGTGATGCACAGCTTTTCGCCATCCATGGTCAAAGCGTATTTTGTGCGTCTGCGTCAAGTGGGCCTGCGACTGGCGCAGCGCTGGAGCACTGCGGCACAAGCGCAGCAGGAGATGGATCTTTCTGGTGACCTCAAACGCTACACGGTCGATGTGATTGCAGGTCTCGCCTTTGGTGAAGACGTCAATACGCTGCTCAACGGCGACGACAAGCTGCAGGAAGACGTCAGCGAAGTGATGGCCGGGGTGGCCCGCCGCTCGCTGATGCCCTTCCCTTACTGGCGCTGGCTGCGGCTTCCCGCAGACCGGCGCCTGGAACGCAGCGTACGCGCACTGCAGGCGGCGACGGACGGTTTCATCGCCCAGGCACGCAAGGCGCTTGCGGCAGATTCTGCTCTGCGCGCCCAGCCCGTCAACATGCTGCAGGCCATGCTGTTGGCGGCCGAGAAACCAGGCAGCGGCGTCAATCATGCCGTCATTTCTGGCAATGTCTCCACCATGCTGCTGGGCGGCCAGGAAACGACTGCAAGCGCGCTGGCATGGCTGATATGGCTGCTGTGGCGGAATCCGACGGCATTGAAACAGGCGCAACAGGAAGTGCTGAACAAGGTATCCGATACCCGCACGATGACGCCCGAACAGATGGATAGCCTCGACTATGTGGAAGCATGTGCGCTTGAAGCCATGCGCCTGAAGCCGCCCGCGCCATTCTTGCCGCTGCAGGCGCTGTGCGAGACCACCGTATTGGATGTGCGCCTGCCGGCGGACACCCTGCTGTGGTGCGTATTGCGGCACGACAGCGTGGCCGAGGCTTTCATGCCCGCCGCACAGCGTTTCAACCCGGAGCGTTGGCTTGGTGACGATGGCGCTGCCCGCCGATTGTCTCTACCGTTTGGCGCCGGGCCAAGAATGTGCCCAGGGCGCTACCTGGCACTGATGGAAATCAAAGTAGCGATGGTAACGCTGCTGGCCAACTTCGATGTGAGTCAAGTTCGGCCACTGACTGGTGCCGCCCCCAATGAAGTGATGGGTTTCACGATGATGCCCACGCCGCTGGCGATCACCTTGCGCCAGCGCGAATCGGCGGCCCTGGACTGA
- a CDS encoding tail protein X, producing the protein MGWLQVRAQQHDTVDALVYRYLGGGTGYVEQTLEFNHGLARHGAVLPAGLIVTLPEPAPSTGQVAAADLVQLWD; encoded by the coding sequence GTGGGGTGGCTGCAGGTCCGCGCACAGCAGCACGACACGGTAGACGCCCTGGTGTACCGCTACCTGGGCGGCGGCACGGGCTATGTCGAGCAAACACTGGAATTCAACCACGGATTGGCGCGCCACGGCGCCGTGCTTCCGGCCGGGCTGATCGTCACCCTGCCCGAGCCGGCACCCAGCACGGGCCAGGTGGCCGCAGCCGATCTTGTACAGCTATGGGACTGA